A genomic region of Exiguobacterium sp. Helios contains the following coding sequences:
- a CDS encoding bifunctional diguanylate cyclase/phosphodiesterase: MLRRLSPVSIVEAFRKRSYYKTFSWMISVIGLLALLIAMQQLAKNLEDGYQFKRSSDRMDIFEQLNQVERDLTNEYYLTLSETTRDAVPARTDTWQQTKTELTALSQQIKKIQMEGPAQKDLLAEINRLQTGGYQSDHQFFRVATAYKSEVLFNQLYLSGETGAYYSFFSNLFLMQEEFGRAGQFLVSVTKEDQLNSIDLLRLRQIRQELNSRNNALIQSLYATMRPEYEDRRRDISVMSNQMYAYLRMIDATINQPELRQYGTIDDVAGRYQASMYRSFDQGIANVQTEMTEHGTTLIQNAWLMFVATCCVILLLLLLTLSLLRAFRKDLHILQAEADFFAEGPKQSHHQVPESNDFHPVVEAFRTMTTIISGLLDYNDKKTREIKQKKAEIESLFSQNTNPIVALSSDFQLLSSNDRFKHLAQSSELMTIEELIHPADLNRFRRALNRAIEGYSQTIRCQMIFKQDIRNMFVNIIHVPSKNDNGTALYLTCHDETDQFKREERITQLALYDVLTSLLNRNGFEQKMAEAIAAPQPGELVTIGVRQFRRINDIYGHSAGDQILKEMANRLRHHFIGTGSAARIGGDEFAVLIFQQDIVDYRDLKTILERPYRIDGEKIDVNISMSMVRYPDDAVAVTSLLSSVDIAMQHAKREQTGGPIWFESWMSEEYRESVVLEAELREAIARNELQLFYQPQINLKTKTVDGCEALLRWFHPERGMISPAVFIPIAERSMLIEEIGMWVVQESVNQVRRWEGTPLASLRVSANLSVKELVSGRIVELLTDVRDRYPGIEQRMELEITESFGVFSDTRVFDALQTLHQLGYRLAIDDFGTGYSSLSYLSRLPIQRLKIDRSFISGTDACSNAPLIETIIRLAHTLKYDVVAEGIEQAEQGENLRKLDCEYGQGFYYSRPVPADEFEIWYDRYQEDIKLSG; this comes from the coding sequence GTGTTGCGACGTTTATCACCAGTCTCCATCGTAGAAGCATTCCGAAAACGCTCCTACTACAAAACGTTCTCATGGATGATTTCAGTTATTGGTCTGTTAGCGTTACTAATCGCGATGCAACAACTGGCTAAAAATCTTGAAGACGGGTATCAGTTCAAACGATCAAGTGATAGGATGGATATTTTTGAACAACTCAATCAGGTCGAACGGGATTTGACGAATGAGTATTACCTCACCTTAAGTGAAACAACGAGAGATGCCGTTCCGGCACGGACCGATACGTGGCAACAAACGAAAACTGAACTGACAGCATTGAGTCAACAGATTAAAAAAATACAGATGGAAGGACCTGCTCAAAAGGATCTCCTAGCTGAAATTAACCGTCTGCAGACCGGAGGATATCAGTCGGATCATCAATTCTTTCGGGTAGCGACTGCGTATAAAAGTGAAGTCTTGTTTAACCAACTGTACTTAAGCGGAGAGACCGGCGCCTATTATTCGTTCTTCTCAAATCTTTTTTTAATGCAGGAAGAGTTCGGAAGGGCGGGACAGTTCTTAGTCAGTGTCACTAAAGAGGACCAATTGAATTCGATTGATTTGTTGCGCCTTCGGCAGATACGCCAGGAGCTGAATTCGCGGAACAATGCATTAATCCAGTCCCTCTATGCGACGATGCGACCGGAATATGAAGATCGTCGCCGTGATATTTCCGTCATGAGCAACCAGATGTACGCTTACTTACGAATGATTGATGCGACAATCAATCAACCGGAACTCCGGCAATATGGAACGATTGATGACGTGGCAGGGCGGTATCAGGCAAGTATGTACCGTTCGTTCGATCAAGGGATTGCTAATGTTCAGACTGAAATGACTGAACACGGGACAACACTTATCCAAAATGCCTGGTTAATGTTCGTCGCGACGTGTTGTGTCATTCTATTGCTGCTTTTGTTGACGTTATCCTTATTACGGGCATTCCGAAAAGACTTACATATTCTGCAGGCAGAAGCAGACTTTTTTGCGGAAGGTCCGAAGCAGTCGCATCATCAGGTGCCGGAATCAAATGACTTCCATCCGGTCGTCGAAGCCTTCCGGACGATGACGACAATCATTTCCGGATTGTTGGATTATAACGATAAAAAAACAAGGGAAATCAAACAGAAGAAGGCGGAAATCGAGTCCTTATTTTCTCAAAATACGAATCCAATCGTCGCGCTGTCGTCTGATTTTCAATTGCTTAGCAGTAACGACCGTTTCAAGCATCTGGCCCAATCCTCTGAATTGATGACGATTGAAGAACTGATTCACCCGGCGGATTTAAATCGGTTTCGCCGGGCACTCAATCGGGCAATCGAGGGATACAGTCAGACAATCCGTTGCCAAATGATTTTCAAACAAGACATCCGGAACATGTTCGTCAATATCATTCATGTCCCGTCGAAAAATGACAATGGGACAGCACTTTATTTAACCTGTCATGACGAGACGGATCAATTCAAACGGGAAGAACGAATCACACAATTGGCATTGTATGATGTGCTGACCTCCTTGTTGAACCGGAACGGGTTTGAACAAAAAATGGCAGAAGCCATCGCTGCACCGCAACCGGGAGAATTGGTCACGATCGGTGTACGTCAGTTCAGACGGATCAACGATATTTACGGACACAGTGCCGGTGACCAAATCTTAAAGGAAATGGCGAATCGTTTACGGCATCATTTCATCGGGACAGGTTCGGCAGCCCGGATCGGCGGCGATGAGTTTGCCGTCCTGATTTTCCAACAGGACATTGTCGATTACCGCGATCTGAAAACGATTTTGGAACGTCCTTACCGAATCGATGGTGAAAAAATTGATGTCAACATCAGTATGAGTATGGTCCGTTATCCGGATGACGCAGTCGCGGTGACCTCGTTGTTGTCTTCAGTCGATATCGCGATGCAACATGCGAAACGGGAACAAACGGGTGGACCCATCTGGTTTGAGTCCTGGATGAGTGAAGAATACCGCGAATCGGTCGTCTTAGAAGCAGAGTTACGGGAAGCGATTGCCCGAAACGAACTGCAACTGTTTTATCAGCCTCAAATCAATCTGAAGACAAAAACGGTCGATGGATGCGAAGCCCTGCTCCGCTGGTTCCATCCAGAGCGTGGCATGATCAGTCCGGCCGTCTTTATTCCGATTGCCGAACGATCGATGTTGATCGAAGAAATCGGGATGTGGGTCGTCCAGGAATCCGTCAATCAGGTCAGACGATGGGAAGGGACACCGCTTGCGTCGCTTCGTGTGTCTGCCAATCTATCCGTCAAAGAGTTGGTCTCGGGACGAATCGTCGAGTTGTTAACGGATGTCAGGGACCGTTATCCCGGGATTGAACAACGGATGGAACTTGAAATTACAGAATCATTTGGTGTCTTTTCCGATACACGCGTATTCGATGCGTTGCAGACGTTGCATCAGCTCGGTTACCGACTGGCGATCGACGACTTTGGGACCGGCTATTCCTCGCTGTCGTATTTAAGCCGTCTTCCGATTCAGCGTCTGAAGATTGACCGGTCGTTTATCAGCGGGACCGATGCCTGTTCAAACGCACCGTTGATCGAGACGATCATCCGACTCGCCCACACGTTAAAATATGATGTCGTGGCGGAAGGAATCGAACAAGCCGAACAGGGAGAGAATTTACGAAAACTGGACTGTGAATATGGTCAAGGTTTCTATTACTCCCGTCCGGTTCCAGCCGATGAATTTGAAATCTGGTATGACCGGTATCAAGAGGATATTAAACTGTCGGGATGA
- a CDS encoding CBS domain-containing protein: MNIAFFLLPKDEVKYLDPESTVRQALEKMKHHRFTSVPLVDDKGKYAGTLTEGDVLWALEKNLEHADYDHVLQTRLTDIKQRVRYKPVSITAQMEEMIEVITDQNFVPVIDDGKHFIGIIRRRDIIDYFAKKVARENVQY; the protein is encoded by the coding sequence ATGAATATTGCTTTTTTCTTATTACCAAAAGACGAAGTCAAATACTTAGATCCGGAATCAACGGTCAGACAAGCACTCGAAAAGATGAAACATCATCGATTCACGTCGGTCCCACTCGTTGATGACAAGGGAAAATATGCAGGAACCCTGACGGAAGGGGATGTCTTGTGGGCACTTGAAAAAAATCTTGAACATGCGGATTATGATCATGTCCTGCAAACCCGTTTAACGGATATTAAGCAACGTGTCCGGTACAAACCGGTTTCCATCACAGCGCAGATGGAAGAGATGATTGAAGTCATCACCGATCAAAATTTCGTACCGGTCATCGATGATGGAAAACACTTCATCGGGATCATTCGTCGACGCGATATCATTGACTACTTTGCTAAAAAAGTAGCGCGGGAAAACGTTCAATACTGA
- a CDS encoding methyl-accepting chemotaxis protein produces MRLPITRRLFIGLILLPALTLGVSTWFSYDQTSQTVERLVDSTSQTALKQLEQSFSRIIDDTKKDTTLLAGLPFNRTNGQLPNYIRNTPEIGAELPSQKAKDIYSVLEKYGSSKIENSFVQYADVKGGYLNWPKQEATSGYDPRQDVWYKQALENSSTVAMSEPYYDQATKLSVIGFSKAALDDQANIKGVLSVYKSVDRLSEDMKRIEIGQQGFVFSYTKDGKVVTHPNKNYFFKKVDQLREGGKAYFEAPKQMINQESGSTIMDVGGKKSVVIWQLSSKTGFKLAVVLDYASLYAPKDAMLKQSLINFVIAIALATLIAWLIGRSINRPLAGLRNEALAIASGDLRSTTRPKRWIRDELSDLGENFDAMRQKLRQTITAMTQSAGTVRDASQDLSSNATHVQNASVQIGQTMEEIASAGETQTKQAERSSQAVYGVKERSVAMQASATQTLNEVASVATAAARGSSLTKQTITDLLQHSDSLEQEIQNTSDFLSNRSEEIGKILGTLQAISSQTNLLALNAAIEAARVGEQGRGFAVVASEVRKLAEESDQSAKQIKQLLDNIQHETQTAMGAMNGVMDDLKQSLESVKTTGVDFEQIAGSVQHVSKRTESLTGDISALTTATEEVSDAMGTILALTEENAAGIETSAASIQETNATIEAVTTAAAHLAQIATELHALTVDFQVDEPIGGDDLLPPAEVSEPVVNDTSYDQVATASLDALPETEDVSTDIESIDPVDSDSFDDAHR; encoded by the coding sequence ATGCGTCTTCCGATAACACGCCGTCTTTTCATCGGGTTGATTCTATTACCTGCCCTCACGTTAGGGGTCTCGACCTGGTTTTCCTACGATCAGACGAGTCAGACCGTCGAGCGACTGGTCGATTCGACTTCTCAAACGGCCTTAAAACAACTCGAACAATCCTTTTCCCGCATCATCGATGATACTAAAAAAGATACCACCCTGTTAGCCGGTCTTCCGTTCAACCGGACGAACGGACAACTACCGAATTACATACGCAATACTCCGGAGATTGGTGCGGAACTGCCTTCTCAAAAAGCAAAAGATATCTACAGTGTCCTTGAGAAATATGGTTCATCTAAAATCGAAAATTCCTTTGTTCAGTATGCCGATGTCAAAGGCGGTTATTTAAACTGGCCGAAACAGGAAGCAACGTCGGGTTATGATCCCCGTCAGGACGTTTGGTACAAACAGGCATTAGAAAATTCAAGTACGGTCGCAATGAGCGAACCCTACTATGATCAGGCGACCAAGCTTTCCGTCATCGGTTTTTCAAAAGCAGCGCTCGATGATCAGGCGAACATCAAAGGAGTCTTATCCGTCTACAAGAGTGTCGACCGGTTATCGGAAGACATGAAACGGATTGAAATCGGTCAACAAGGATTCGTCTTCAGTTATACGAAAGACGGTAAAGTCGTCACGCACCCGAATAAAAATTATTTCTTCAAAAAAGTCGATCAATTACGTGAAGGTGGAAAAGCATACTTTGAAGCACCGAAACAAATGATCAACCAGGAATCCGGTTCGACGATCATGGATGTCGGCGGAAAAAAATCGGTCGTCATCTGGCAGTTGTCCTCGAAGACCGGCTTTAAATTAGCCGTCGTTCTCGACTACGCCTCGTTGTATGCGCCGAAGGATGCGATGCTGAAACAATCGTTAATCAATTTCGTCATTGCGATTGCCTTAGCGACATTGATCGCCTGGCTCATCGGCCGGTCCATCAATCGCCCGTTAGCCGGACTGCGTAATGAAGCGTTAGCGATTGCGAGCGGCGATTTGCGATCAACGACCCGTCCGAAACGATGGATCCGCGATGAACTGTCTGATCTTGGCGAAAACTTTGACGCGATGCGCCAAAAGCTTCGTCAAACGATTACCGCGATGACTCAGTCAGCCGGAACCGTCCGGGATGCTTCGCAAGATTTGTCATCAAATGCGACCCACGTTCAAAATGCATCGGTTCAAATCGGACAGACGATGGAAGAAATCGCTTCCGCCGGTGAGACCCAAACCAAGCAAGCGGAACGATCTTCCCAGGCGGTATATGGCGTCAAGGAACGGTCTGTCGCAATGCAGGCATCGGCTACCCAAACACTGAATGAAGTCGCTTCCGTTGCAACTGCAGCGGCACGCGGCAGCAGCTTAACGAAACAAACCATCACCGATTTATTACAGCATTCCGACTCGCTGGAGCAGGAAATCCAGAATACATCCGATTTCCTCAGCAATCGTTCGGAAGAGATCGGTAAAATCCTCGGAACGTTACAGGCCATCTCGAGTCAAACCAACCTGTTGGCCTTAAACGCGGCCATCGAAGCGGCGCGGGTCGGAGAACAGGGACGCGGGTTCGCCGTCGTCGCAAGCGAAGTACGGAAACTTGCCGAGGAAAGTGATCAGTCCGCGAAACAAATCAAACAGCTGCTCGATAACATCCAACATGAAACACAGACGGCGATGGGCGCGATGAACGGCGTCATGGATGACTTAAAGCAATCGCTCGAATCGGTCAAGACGACCGGTGTCGATTTCGAACAGATCGCCGGATCCGTCCAGCATGTCTCGAAACGGACAGAATCCTTAACGGGTGACATCAGTGCGCTGACGACGGCCACCGAAGAAGTCTCTGACGCGATGGGAACGATTCTTGCCTTGACGGAAGAAAATGCTGCCGGGATCGAGACGAGTGCCGCAAGCATCCAGGAAACGAATGCGACAATCGAAGCGGTTACGACAGCAGCGGCCCATCTCGCGCAAATCGCAACGGAACTTCATGCCCTGACCGTCGATTTCCAAGTGGATGAACCGATTGGCGGGGACGACCTTTTGCCGCCTGCCGAAGTATCTGAACCGGTTGTTAATGACACATCTTACGATCAAGTAGCGACGGCCTCACTCGATGCGCTGCCTGAAACCGAGGACGTATCAACTGATATCGAATCAATTGATCCGGTCGACTCAGACTCCTTCGACGACGCGCATCGTTAA
- a CDS encoding helix-turn-helix domain-containing protein codes for MSPLSTEDLIQIAESLYGTTGFFVSYQSLTGEELDISPVAPSHPSRLSIEQEWPAPDQTPLLYTLKDGTAYLFIPVHEQGQYRIGPVLLQSALFRAHIQDEAFHQFYKSLTRTTENRLIDCAHLVHRLLTGQQLAKRDIRTVSESEEQEIPLIADVSPHTATTAYIKAWEREQQIIEWISSGQSERLATTYSLPAYGEFGSLARHQPLRAEKNLLLGTVLLSARAAINGGLEPDEAFMLSDRMIESIEAATSISELRNRHVRITVSFAEAVKQIQELRHSPHVLAAIRYIQQHLYDPLSVSSISQAIHVSANYLSVLFKEETGLPLARYVIRERIREAKRLLRSTDDSLLTISNKLHFSSQSHFSQAFKQTTGETPTHYRQHHF; via the coding sequence GTGTCACCCTTATCAACAGAAGATTTAATTCAGATCGCGGAAAGTCTTTACGGGACGACTGGTTTTTTTGTTTCGTACCAGTCCCTGACCGGTGAAGAACTGGACATCAGTCCTGTTGCCCCCTCCCATCCAAGCCGTTTATCGATCGAACAGGAGTGGCCTGCACCGGATCAGACACCGCTCCTGTATACATTAAAAGACGGGACGGCCTATCTGTTCATTCCTGTCCATGAACAAGGGCAGTACCGGATCGGTCCTGTCTTACTGCAGTCCGCCTTGTTCCGTGCGCATATCCAGGATGAAGCGTTCCATCAATTTTATAAATCCTTGACCCGAACGACGGAAAACCGGCTGATTGACTGTGCTCATCTGGTCCACCGCTTATTGACCGGCCAGCAACTCGCCAAACGGGACATCCGGACTGTATCGGAAAGCGAGGAGCAGGAAATCCCGTTGATTGCCGACGTTTCTCCCCATACGGCCACAACCGCCTACATCAAAGCATGGGAGCGGGAACAACAGATCATTGAATGGATTTCTTCCGGACAAAGCGAACGCTTAGCGACGACCTACTCTCTCCCCGCTTACGGTGAGTTCGGATCATTGGCACGTCATCAACCATTACGGGCAGAAAAAAATCTTCTGCTCGGTACCGTTTTATTGAGCGCCCGGGCTGCCATCAATGGCGGGTTGGAACCGGATGAAGCCTTTATGCTCAGTGACCGGATGATTGAATCGATTGAGGCGGCAACCAGTATTTCCGAACTGCGAAACCGTCATGTCCGGATTACGGTCAGTTTTGCAGAAGCCGTCAAACAGATCCAGGAGTTACGCCATTCGCCGCACGTACTTGCCGCGATCCGTTATATCCAGCAGCATCTGTATGATCCTCTATCGGTCTCGTCAATCAGCCAGGCCATTCATGTCTCGGCGAATTATTTATCCGTCCTGTTCAAGGAAGAAACGGGTCTTCCACTCGCACGCTATGTCATTCGTGAACGGATCCGTGAAGCGAAAAGGTTATTGCGTTCGACGGATGATTCCTTACTGACCATCTCGAACAAGTTACATTTTTCGAGTCAAAGTCATTTCAGTCAAGCGTTCAAACAGACGACGGGCGAGACGCCGACTCATTACAGACAACATCATTTTTAA
- a CDS encoding CDP-glycerol glycerophosphotransferase family protein: MTQLFTKIRRKKIHKGLLLYRLFQKLPVQQNLVLFESFLGRGYSDNPKALYLTLQKQHPELQLVWIFAKEPTATVKAACPNWVLRNSPKYYYQMARAKYWIFNTRQPLSLKKRRETLYLQTWHGTPLKRLGLDMDEVHMPGTNTEQYKKNFSSQAQEWNYLLSPNVYSSEIFKRAFDFRGQLLETGYPRNDLLYAPNRQQQAEQIKQSLQLPPDKKVILYAPTWRDDEFVTKGQYRFNLKLDLEQMQARLGDDYIVLLRMHYLIAEHLDLSAQADFAYDVSSYGDIAELYLISDLLITDYSSVFFDYAHLNRPMLFFTYDLEKYASVLRGFYFDFEAVVPGPLLKESDQVIDYIADIEAHSRKYADKYTAFQERFCSLDDGKASQRAVDALFASNSQ; the protein is encoded by the coding sequence ATGACACAGCTATTTACGAAAATCCGTCGCAAGAAAATCCATAAAGGATTACTTCTCTATCGACTGTTTCAAAAGCTTCCGGTTCAACAGAATCTTGTCCTGTTTGAAAGTTTTTTAGGACGCGGTTATTCGGACAATCCGAAGGCGCTCTACCTGACGCTTCAAAAACAGCATCCGGAACTGCAACTCGTCTGGATTTTTGCCAAAGAACCGACCGCTACAGTCAAGGCAGCTTGTCCGAACTGGGTATTGCGGAATAGCCCGAAATACTATTATCAGATGGCCCGGGCCAAGTACTGGATTTTCAACACGCGTCAGCCGCTCAGCTTAAAGAAACGGCGGGAGACGCTGTATTTACAGACCTGGCACGGGACACCCTTAAAACGGTTGGGACTCGATATGGACGAAGTTCATATGCCGGGTACGAATACCGAACAATATAAAAAAAACTTTTCGTCACAGGCACAGGAATGGAATTACCTGCTTTCACCCAATGTCTATTCCAGTGAGATTTTTAAACGGGCGTTTGATTTCCGGGGACAACTTCTCGAAACCGGTTATCCGCGAAATGATCTGTTGTATGCCCCGAATCGTCAGCAACAAGCCGAACAGATCAAACAGTCATTACAATTACCGCCTGACAAAAAAGTCATCTTATATGCACCGACTTGGCGTGACGACGAGTTCGTGACGAAGGGACAATACCGTTTCAATCTCAAGCTGGATCTGGAACAGATGCAAGCCCGGTTAGGTGATGACTATATCGTTCTGTTACGAATGCACTACTTGATTGCGGAACATCTCGATCTCAGCGCACAGGCGGACTTCGCCTACGACGTTTCCTCTTACGGCGACATCGCAGAACTGTATCTGATCAGCGATCTGCTGATTACCGATTATTCGTCCGTTTTCTTTGACTATGCCCACCTGAACCGTCCGATGTTGTTCTTTACGTATGATTTAGAGAAATATGCTTCTGTTCTCCGAGGATTCTATTTTGATTTTGAAGCAGTCGTTCCCGGTCCCTTGTTAAAAGAAAGTGACCAGGTAATCGACTATATCGCAGACATCGAGGCACACTCCAGAAAATACGCAGATAAATACACGGCATTCCAGGAACGCTTTTGCAGTTTGGACGACGGGAAAGCCAGTCAACGCGCGGTGGATGCGCTATTCGCTTCTAATAGCCAGTAA
- the rlmD gene encoding 23S rRNA (uracil(1939)-C(5))-methyltransferase RlmD: MIPVQKNDEHVVDIVDLTHDGSGVARIDGYTVFIPGALPTEQVKIRITKTTKSYGFGRIIRQKTKSVDRVEPPCPVYNQCGGCQLQHLSYDAELKFKHNRVRDAFARLAGLEIPVHETMGMEDPWGYRNKAQVPVAFQSNKLMAGFYQKRSHRIIDMDYCLIQNKENDDAIQAVRKVLADLKVPAYDEKKNSGVIRHIMARHGYHTNELMIVLVTKVKQLRGADKIVEGILKAVPNVTSIQQNINPDETNVILGKRNIVLHGPSVIRDQIAGLTYEISPHSFFQVNPLQTEKLYGKALEYAQLTGDEIVVDAYCGIGSISLSLAQQAKHVYGIEMVPQAIDDARRNAKANGIDNVSFEYGTAETVMPALVKGGIKPDVIVVDPPRKGCDEEFLRAAAEVAPKRIVYVSCNASTQARDAKLLAELGYKLMEVTPVDMFPHTTHVESVALFVREEN; this comes from the coding sequence ATGATCCCAGTACAAAAAAACGATGAGCACGTCGTCGATATCGTCGACTTGACGCACGACGGTTCAGGGGTTGCCCGGATTGACGGCTACACCGTCTTCATTCCCGGTGCCTTGCCGACGGAACAAGTCAAAATCAGAATTACGAAAACGACGAAATCGTACGGTTTCGGACGGATCATCCGTCAAAAAACGAAGAGTGTCGATCGTGTTGAGCCGCCTTGCCCGGTCTATAACCAGTGCGGCGGTTGCCAACTGCAGCATCTCTCGTATGACGCGGAACTGAAATTCAAACATAACCGTGTCCGTGATGCGTTCGCGCGTCTTGCCGGTCTTGAGATTCCGGTCCACGAAACGATGGGTATGGAAGATCCATGGGGTTACCGCAACAAGGCACAAGTGCCGGTCGCGTTCCAATCCAACAAGTTAATGGCCGGTTTTTATCAAAAACGCAGTCACCGGATCATCGACATGGATTACTGTCTGATCCAAAATAAAGAGAATGATGATGCAATTCAAGCCGTCCGGAAAGTACTGGCTGACCTGAAGGTTCCGGCTTACGACGAAAAGAAAAACAGCGGTGTCATCCGTCACATCATGGCACGCCACGGTTACCACACAAACGAATTGATGATCGTCCTCGTGACGAAGGTCAAACAATTGCGCGGTGCTGATAAAATCGTCGAAGGCATCTTAAAAGCTGTCCCGAACGTCACATCGATCCAGCAAAATATCAATCCGGATGAGACGAACGTCATCTTAGGAAAACGTAACATCGTCTTACACGGACCATCTGTCATCCGCGATCAAATTGCCGGATTGACGTATGAAATTTCACCGCATTCGTTCTTCCAGGTCAACCCGTTACAAACGGAAAAACTGTACGGAAAAGCGCTTGAATACGCTCAGTTAACTGGCGATGAAATCGTTGTCGATGCGTATTGCGGTATCGGTTCGATTTCATTGTCGCTTGCGCAACAGGCGAAACACGTCTACGGCATCGAGATGGTACCACAAGCGATTGACGATGCACGCCGGAATGCAAAAGCAAACGGCATCGATAACGTATCGTTCGAATACGGAACTGCAGAAACGGTCATGCCGGCACTCGTGAAAGGCGGCATCAAGCCTGACGTCATCGTCGTTGACCCGCCGCGTAAAGGCTGTGACGAAGAATTCCTCCGTGCTGCTGCTGAAGTCGCGCCAAAGCGGATTGTCTACGTCTCTTGTAACGCTTCAACACAAGCACGGGACGCCAAGCTTTTGGCTGAACTCGGCTACAAGCTGATGGAAGTGACACCTGTTGATATGTTCCCGCATACGACACACGTCGAGAGCGTTGCTTTGTTCGTACGTGAAGAAAACTAA
- a CDS encoding diacylglycerol kinase, with product MRPRARVIYNPTSGKEMVKRNLPYILDRLEAAGYETSVYSTKAVGDATYEAARACEAEFDLVVAAGGDGTLNEVISGMASYPVRPKLGVLPVGTTNDFGRAMRIPLTIEGAMDVICTGYTMPVDIGKIEGATGTHYFINIAGGGIMTELSYEVPSKLKTALGQLAYYVKGMEKLPQIRPTYVELEHERGIFKGEVMLFLTSNTNSVGGFEKLSPNASLNDGRFDLFILKKCNLVELIRVMRLALKGDHFSDPCIEHVTTSFVRMRNTSEMSLNIDGEFGGICEGEMTNLQSHFDVMTPKFRIDEMETINLQLQAQEQETNLA from the coding sequence ATGAGACCTAGAGCGCGAGTGATTTATAACCCGACTTCCGGGAAAGAGATGGTAAAGCGTAATCTGCCGTATATCTTAGACCGGCTGGAAGCAGCGGGTTATGAGACTTCCGTCTATTCGACGAAAGCGGTCGGTGACGCGACATATGAAGCAGCACGGGCCTGCGAAGCCGAATTTGACCTTGTCGTTGCTGCAGGTGGAGATGGTACGTTAAACGAAGTAATCAGTGGAATGGCCTCGTATCCGGTTCGTCCAAAACTGGGTGTCTTACCGGTCGGAACGACCAATGATTTCGGTCGGGCAATGCGGATTCCCTTGACGATCGAGGGTGCGATGGATGTCATCTGTACAGGGTACACGATGCCCGTCGACATCGGGAAGATCGAAGGGGCGACAGGTACCCACTATTTCATCAACATCGCAGGTGGTGGCATCATGACGGAACTCTCGTACGAAGTTCCATCAAAACTCAAAACGGCCCTTGGACAATTGGCGTATTACGTCAAAGGGATGGAAAAACTCCCGCAAATCCGTCCGACCTATGTCGAGCTTGAACATGAACGCGGGATATTTAAAGGTGAAGTCATGTTGTTTTTGACTTCGAATACCAATTCCGTAGGCGGTTTTGAAAAACTTTCACCGAATGCATCCCTCAATGATGGACGCTTTGATTTATTCATTTTGAAAAAATGTAATCTCGTTGAGTTAATCCGTGTCATGCGGTTGGCGTTAAAGGGAGACCACTTCTCTGATCCATGTATTGAACATGTGACGACGTCGTTTGTCCGGATGCGAAATACATCCGAGATGAGCTTGAACATCGATGGCGAGTTTGGCGGGATTTGTGAAGGGGAGATGACGAATCTTCAATCACATTTCGACGTCATGACGCCGAAGTTCCGGATCGACGAGATGGAAACGATCAATTTACAGCTACAGGCACAAGAACAGGAAACGAATCTCGCGTAA